The Qipengyuania oceanensis genome includes the window CTCGACGGACGCAAGATCGACAAGCTGCTCGTGACCAAGCTCGAGCCGAAGGCCCCGCCCGCAGAGGGCTGAGGGGGACTACCCGCCGATAGAGAAGCACTCGCGGTTGCGAGCGCCGCCGATCCGTCAGCCCGGGATCACTGCCTGCGCGGCGGCGCCATCGCCTTCCGGTGCGGCGACGATGTCGCGGGTCAGCGGACCCTTGGCGACGGTATTGGTGTCCGGATCGCCGACCTTGGAGCGGATGCCCGGCTCTGCCGTGCCCGCACGGTCCAGAACGCTCACTTCCACCGCGCTGCGCGGAGCAGGGCCGCCGAACAGCACGTCGAGCGCCTGCTGCGCGGCCGTGCCTTCGCCCGGGCGAGGCGCGCCGGGAGCGGGCGGAACCATGTTGAAGTCCGGCGGGACCACCAGCGGAGCCTGCCGCTGCACGGCGAATTCGTCCGGCCGGTCGCGGTTGAGCAGCCCGCCGCCGCCGCAACCGGCCAGCATCGTGGCGGTGCCAAGGGCGAGGATGGTCGTGGTCAGTTTACGCATTATGGCTCTCCGCGGCGCCGGGCGCCGGTTCTGTGGACTTGTCGGCATCCTTGTCGCCGACGAGGAAGGATCTCACAAGGATTATGATGACGCCGAAGGTAATCGCGGCATCGGCAATGTTGAAGATCATGAAGGGGCGGAATTCCCCGAAATGCAGATCGGCATAGTCGACCACGTAGCCGAACAGGTAGCGATCGCGGATATTCCCGATCGCCCCGCCGAGGA containing:
- a CDS encoding DUF3035 domain-containing protein: MRKLTTTILALGTATMLAGCGGGGLLNRDRPDEFAVQRQAPLVVPPDFNMVPPAPGAPRPGEGTAAQQALDVLFGGPAPRSAVEVSVLDRAGTAEPGIRSKVGDPDTNTVAKGPLTRDIVAAPEGDGAAAQAVIPG